In Archocentrus centrarchus isolate MPI-CPG fArcCen1 chromosome 16, fArcCen1, whole genome shotgun sequence, a single window of DNA contains:
- the kif13a gene encoding kinesin-like protein KIF13A isoform X4 — translation MSDTKVKVAVRVRPMNRREIELNTKCVVDMEDNQTVLHPPPSNAKGENRKQPKVFAFDHCFWSMDESNVPKYAGQEVVFKCLGEGILENAFQGYNACIFAYGQTGSGKSFSMMGNGEQPGLIPRLCCSLFERVHRETNEAHTFKVEVSYMEIYNEKVRDLLDPKGSRQSLKVREHKVFGPYVDGLSQLAVTNFEDIEVLMSEGNKSRTVAATNMNEESSRSHAVFSIIVTQTLYDLQSGNSGEKVSKMSLVDLAGSERVSKTGAAGERLKEGSNINKSLTTLGCVISALADQSAGKGKAKFVPYRDSVLTWLLKDNLGGNSKTAMIATVSPAADNYEETLSTLRYADRAKRIVNHAVVNEDPNARIIRELREEVEKLKVQLSQAESMKAPELKEKLQESEKLIQEMTVTWEEKLRKTEEIATERQKQLESMGISLETSGIKVGEDKCFLVNLNADPALNELLVYYLKEHTRVGADTSQDIQLFGIGIQPEHCFLELCPDGDVTLMPIGNARTCVNGTMIDSLVHLWHGDRILWGNNHFFRINLPKRKRRDRLKELERASPRESFVEADVETASEASSEQDYSYEFAQMEVIMKTLGNNDPMQNVVQVLEKQYLEEKRTALEEQRMMYERELESLRQQLSPEKTPQHHRSNSDRLTFSTHTAHSKLRLWTEERDELFRQSLSRLREQVVKANTLVREANFLAEEMNKLTDYQVTLQIPAANLSANRKRGAIVSEPAIQVRRKGKGTQVWTIEKLENKLVDMRDHYRDWKEGTEETYNKASSKHCDPFYEAQENHNLIGVANIFLECLFHDVRLQYAVPIISQQGEVAGRLHVELMRVSGAVPERLCSGDDSSENSSENSCFEVMDTNGEIVYMAKRLTCRVRIREATGLPLNLSNFVFCQYTFWEHGEPTVAPPMVSPDRPSPRSPDAQFTVQFDHCKDYVVHVTDEFVEFISDGVLAIEVWGHRCAGNGRSLWELDALEAKTQTLRDRWSEVSRRIELWISIQELNEQGEYASVELQPGKEISTGGVFQLRQGHSRRLQVSVKPVQNSGTLPLLVEAVLSVSIGCVSARSTKLQRPLDSYQEEDLNCVRERWSEALIKRREYLDEQIKKIINKQEKSEEDIEREARLVEQWVGLTEERNAVLVPAPGSGIPGAPADWTPPAGMEAHIPVLFLDLNADNLTVNEQLTGPHAAGVNSILPKEHGSQFFYLPIIRHSDEEVSAVCSWDSSIHDSVHLNRVTSQNERIYLIIKATVQLSHPASMELVLRKRIAVNIYNKQSFTQSLKRRMSLKNTLYSCGVTYEIVSNIPKASEEPEERETLALMAARGDSEETQDGETYIEKYTRGVLEVENILSLERLRQAVTVKEALAAKGRHLRRSISTPNVQHSLCSKTDLTGCEDEDCKDHCDRVDNTNCNAQDGSLCTTPNKKESSGLVPESSTFFSSSPFKVLSPQPPKFLKSLLPVKEENKVKKALEARPLLGQESMRSCVDSPALLPPPCPWRRPRAGSEGHCKPSTSTSTPTSTPTSRQLSHTLPHTAQDSEDEETDVDLTLNRGPQDQSGFQPYIPEDFANFEIYNATLESQELFRSDLKGSRCGGGSGEREVSRSPTTSSCTSGYFSHSASNATLSDVPFSTSESTDHLSCTSRESHDPLGCPVGRGGTRTKSVSVGGDTQPRPLSADGVQDLLIHSASSPISIPNCTDKPQSFALPNNCVLSTSQEFTDFKGADDTVGVADLEHFTEGWEQEGLNICANKQKKTDHVETCDADNQLASDVSGILKTSLPEHTICKYPNYEERVTVAVSCPSTTVFCTSVRAPVSASAPSPALINPTVSVLPPVSPSPLPLLPSATSSSPAVRAGGEPPIQEPAQGDLPHGSPCPSPNPSSAEPSGDSSGDESTPVAQLPDWMAPGEQVWVGKRRGTVHYVGGVEFAKGIWIGVKLDMAVGKHNGTVQGRVYFRCPPGHGVFVKPSRLTRGPPSMDTEPQTVIR, via the exons gagccGGCAGTCCCTGAAAGTTCGGGAACACAAAGTCTTTGGTCCGTATGTGGATGGTCTGTCTCAGTTGGCTGTGACCAACTTTGAG gACATTGAGGTGTTAATGTCAGAGGGGAACAAATCTCGCACAGTTGCAGCCACCAACATGAATGAGGAGAGCAGTCGATCACACGCCGTCTTCAGTATCATTGTCACACAGACGCTCTATGATCTACAGTCTGGA AATTCAGGGGAGAAAGTGAGCAAGATGAGTCTGGTTGACCTGGCAGGAAGTGAACGCGTGTCGAAGACTGGAGCTGCTGGGGAGCGACTCAAAGAAGGAAGCAATATAAACAA GTCCCTCACCACATTAGGATGTGTGATTTCTGCTCTGGCTGATCAGTCTGCGGGAAAGGGGAAGGCCAAGTTTGTACCTTACAGAGACTCTGTGCTCACCTGGCTACTGAAG gaCAACCTTGGCGGAAACAGCAAGACTGCCATGATAGCGACGGTGAGTCCAGCAGCTGATAATTATGAGGAGACTTTGTCCACGCTACGTTATGCCGACAGGGCCAAGAGAATCGTCAACCACGCTGTGGTGAATGAAGATCCCAACGCTAGGATCATCAGAGAGCTCAGGGAAGAGGTGGAGAAGCTTAAGGTTCAGCTCTCTCAGGCCGAG TCCATGAAGGCTCCCGAGCTGAAGGAGAAACTACAGGAATCGGAGAAGCTCATCCAGGAGATGACGGTCACTTGGGAAGAGAAGCtgagaaagacagaggagaTTGCAACT GAGCGTCAGAAGCAGTTGGAAAGCATGGGCATCTCCTTGGAAACTTCTGGAATTAAAGTGGGTGAAGACAAGTGTTTCCTGGTCAATCTGAATGCCGATCCTGCCTTAAATGAGCTGTTGGTCTACTACCTGAAG GAGCACACGCGTGTAGGTGCAGACACGTCTCAGGACATCCAGCTCTTTGGGATCGGAATACAGCCAGAGCACTGCTTCCTGGAGCTGTGCCCGGATGGTGATGTCACCCTGATGCCAATAGGGAATGCCAG gaCCTGTGTGAATGGAACAATGATCGATTCGTTAGTACACTTGTGGCACGGAGACCGTATCTTATGGGGAAATAATCACTTCTTCAG GATCAATCTGCCTAAACGAAAGCGGCGGGACCGTTTGAAGGAGCTGGAGAGAGCGTCTCCCAGGGAGAGTTTTGTCGAGGCAGATGTGGAGACAGCCAGCGAGGCCTCTTCTGAGCAAGACTACAGCTATGAGTTTGCCCAGATGGAGGTCATAATGAAGACACTTGGAAACAATG ACCCCATGCAGAATGTGGTCCAGGTGCTAGAGAAGCAGTATCTGGAGGAGAAGCGGACGGCTCTGGAAGAGCAAAGGATGATGTACGAACGAGAGCTGGAGTCTCTGCGGCAGCAGCTGTCTCCAGAGAAAACCCCGCAGCATCACCGCAGCAACAGCGACCGTCTTACATTCTCAACACACACGGCACATAGCAAGCTGCGACTGTGGACAGAGGAGCG GGATGAGCTTTTTCGTCAGAGTCTTTCTCGACTCAGAGAGCAGGTCGTCAAAGCCAACACTTTGGTGCGAGAAGCCAACTTTTTGGCAGAGGAGATGAACAAACTCACTGACTATCAGGTCACCCTTCAGATTCCTGCAGCCAACCTCAGTGCCAACCGTAAG CGTGGAGCGATAGTGAGCGAGCCAGCCATTCAGGTGCGGAGGAAAGGGAAGGGGACCCAGGTTTGGACCATTGAGAAGCTGGAGAACAAACTTGTAGACATGAGAGACCACTACAGAGACTGGAAAGAGGGCACAGAGGAAACA TATAACAAAGCGAGCAGTAAGCACTGTGATCCTTTCTATGAGGCGCAAGAGAACCACAACCTGATTGGAGTGGCCAACATTTTTCTAGAATGTCTTTTCCATGATGTCAGGCTGCAATACGCTGTCCCCATCATCAGCCAGCAGGGAGAG GTAGCCGGCAGGTTGCACGTTGAGCTGATGCGAGTGAGTGGAGCTGTACCAGAGCGCCTGTGTAGCGGGGACGACTCTTCAGAGAACTCCAGTGAAAACAGTTGCTTCGAGGTCATGGACACCAACGGAGAGATAGTCTACATGGCCAAGAGGCTCACCTGCAGG GTGCGGATCAGGGAGGCCACAGGACTGCCGCTCAACTTGTCCAACTTTGTCTTCTGTCAGTATACCTTCTGGGAGCACGGTGAGCccactgtggctcctcccatGGTCAGCCCAGACAGGCCCTCCCCTCGAAGCCCAGATGCTCAGTTCACTGTCCAGTTTGATCACTGCAAA gaCTATGTTGTGCATGTGACAGATGAGTTTGTAGAGTTTATATCAGATGGAGTGCTGGCCATAGAAGTGTGGGGTCACCGCTGTGCTGGGAATGGACGTTCTCTCTGGGAGTTGGATGCACTGGAAGCCAAGACCCAGACGCTCCGAGACAG GTGGAGCGAGGTGTCTCGTAGGATCGAGCTGTGGATCTCCATCCAAGAGCTAAATGAGCAGGGAGAGTACgcatctgtggagctgcaacCTGGGAAAGAGATCAGCACAGGAGGAGTCTTCCAACTCCGACAG GGTCACTCCAGGAGGCTGCAGGTGTCTGTGAAACCGGTCCAGAACTCTGGCACTCTGCCCTTGCTGGTGGAGGCTGTGCTGTCTGTGTCTATTGGTTGTGTGTCTGCTCGCTCCACCAAACTGCAGAGACCGCTCGACAGCTACCAG GAAGAAGATCTCAACTGTGTTAGAGAGCGCTGGTCAGAGGCACTGATCAAACGTCGGGAGTATCTTGATGAACAAATCAAGAAAATCATCAACAAACAGG AAAAATCAGAGGAGGACATTGAGCGTGAAGCTCGGCTGGTGGAGCAGTGGGTTGGGCTGACCGAAGAGAGAAATGCAGTGCTGGTACCTGCACCTGGAAGTGGCATCCCAGGAGCTCCTGCAGACtg GACTCCACCTGCCGGAATGGAAGCTCACATTCCTGTACTCTTCCTTGATTTAAATG CGGATAATCTGACAGTGAACGAGCAGCTGACCGGCCCACATGCTGCAGGCGTTAACTCTATACTGCCCAAAGAGCACGGCAGCCAGTTCTTCTATCTGCCCATCATTAGGCACAGTGATGAAGAG GTGTCAGCAGTGTGCTCCTGGGACTCATCCATTCATGATTCTGTTCACCTCAACCGGGTCACATCACAGAATGAACGCATCTACCTGATCATTAAAGCCACCGTGCAGCTCAGCCACCCTGCCTCCATGGAGCTGGTGCTCCGCAAGAGGATTGCTGTCAACATCTATAACAAACAG AGTTTCACTCAGAGCCTCAAGAGAAGGATGTCCCTAAAGAACACACTTTACTCCTGTGGTGTCACTTATGAGATAGTTTCCAACATACCAAAG gctTCAGAGGAGCCAGAGGAGAGGGAAACCTTGGCTCTCATGGCTGCTCGTGGGGACAGCGAGGAGACTCAGGATGGCGAAACCTACATAGAGAAGTACACCCGGGGAGTTCTGGAGGTGGAGAACATCCTGAGCCTGGAGAGGCTACGACAG GCTGTGACAGTGAAGGAAGCACTCGCTGCCAAGGGGAGACATTTAAGGAGGAGTATCAGCACACCAAAtgtacagcat TCTTTATGTAGTAAAACTGACCTGACTGGTTGTGAGGATGAGGATTGTAAG GACCACTGTGATCGTGTGGACAACACCAACTGTAATGCCCAGGACGGTTCCCTTTGTACCACACCCAATAAAAAGGAGAGCTCAG GGTTGGTTCCAGAGAGCTCTACCTTTTTTAGCTCCAGCCCCTTTAAAGTCCTCTCCCCACAACCACCTAAATTCCTCAAGTCTCTTCTTCCTGTCAAAGAGGAAAACAAGGTGAAGAAGGCTCTGGAAGCTCGACCACTACTGGGACAAGAG AGCATGCGCTCATGTGTGGACAGCCCTGCATTGCTCCCCCCTCCCTGCCCCTGGCGCCGACCCAgggcaggcagcgagggccacTGCAAGCCTTCCACCTCCACTtccacccccacctccactCCCACCAGCAGACAGCTCAGCCACACACTGCCACACACTGCT CAGGACTCTGAAGATGAGGAGACAGATGTGGACTTGACTCTAAATCGGGGCCCTCAGGACCAAAGTGGCTTCCAGCCTTACATCCCGGAGGACTTTGCAAACTTTGAGATCTACAACGCCACTCTGGAGAGCCAGGAGTTGTTTCGTTCTGACTTGAAGGGGAGCCGGTGTGGAGGTGGGAGCGGAGAAAGAGAGGTGTCGCGAAGCCCCACGACCAGCAGTTGCACTAGCGGTTACTTTTCACACAGTGCCTCCAATGCCACGCTGTCTGATGTGCCTTTCAGCACCAGTGAGAGCACTGACCATCTcagctgcacctccagagaGTCCCATGACCCTCTTGGCTGCCCTGTTGGAAGAGGCGGCACCCGAACCAAAAGTGTTTCTGTAGGGGGTGACACTCAGCCGCGACCTCTGTCGGCAGATGGGGTTCAGGACCTGCTCATCCATTCAGCTTCCTCACCTATCAGTATTCCTAATTGCACAGATAAGCCACAGTCATTCGCTTTGCCAAACAACTGTGTACTCAGTACCAGCCAGGAGTTTACTGACTTTAAAGGGGCTGATGACACTGTTGGTGTGGCTGATTTAGAACATTTTACAGAGGGATGGGAGCAGGAGGGGTTGAATATTTGTGcaaacaagcagaagaaaacagatCATGTTGAAACCTGTGACGCTGACAATCAGCTCGCCTCTGATGTCTCTGGTATTCTTAAAACATCTTTACCTGAGCATACAATATGCAAATATCCTAATTATGAAGAACGTGTTACTGTAGCTGTGTCCTGCCCTAGCACAACAGTATTTTGCACTTCAGTCAGAGCCCCAGTCTCCGCCTCAGCTCCATCTCCAGCCCTAATAAATCCTACTGTATCAGTACTGCCTCCAGTTTCACCGTCTCCACTCccactgttaccttcagctACATCTTCATCCCCAGCTGTACGTGCAGGAGGAGAACCTCCAATTCAGGAGCCAGCCCAAGGAGATCTGCCCCATGGAAGTCCCTGTCCCAGTCCAAATCCTAGCAGCGCCGAGCCCTCCGGAGACTCAAGTGGGGATGAGAGCACTCCTGTGGCTCAACTTCCTGACTGGATGGCACCTGGTGAGCAGGTGTGGGtggggaagaggagaggaacgGTCCACTATGTGGGAGGGGTGGAGTTTGCCAAGGGGATCTGGATTGGCGTGAAGCTGGACATGGCAGTAG GTAAGCACAATGGGACTGTCCAGGGCAGAGTGTACTTCCGCTGCCCCCCAGGCCATGGTGTGTTTGTGAAGCCATCTCGTCTCACCAGAGGGCCACCCTCCATGGACACAGAACCCCAGACTGTGATCAGATAG
- the kif13a gene encoding kinesin-like protein KIF13A isoform X6, giving the protein MSDTKVKVAVRVRPMNRREIELNTKCVVDMEDNQTVLHPPPSNAKGENRKQPKVFAFDHCFWSMDESNVPKYAGQEVVFKCLGEGILENAFQGYNACIFAYGQTGSGKSFSMMGNGEQPGLIPRLCCSLFERVHRETNEAHTFKVEVSYMEIYNEKVRDLLDPKGSRQSLKVREHKVFGPYVDGLSQLAVTNFEDIEVLMSEGNKSRTVAATNMNEESSRSHAVFSIIVTQTLYDLQSGNSGEKVSKMSLVDLAGSERVSKTGAAGERLKEGSNINKSLTTLGCVISALADQSAGKGKAKFVPYRDSVLTWLLKDNLGGNSKTAMIATVSPAADNYEETLSTLRYADRAKRIVNHAVVNEDPNARIIRELREEVEKLKVQLSQAESMKAPELKEKLQESEKLIQEMTVTWEEKLRKTEEIATERQKQLESMGISLETSGIKVGEDKCFLVNLNADPALNELLVYYLKEHTRVGADTSQDIQLFGIGIQPEHCFLELCPDGDVTLMPIGNARTCVNGTMIDSLVHLWHGDRILWGNNHFFRINLPKRKRRDRLKELERASPRESFVEADVETASEASSEQDYSYEFAQMEVIMKTLGNNDPMQNVVQVLEKQYLEEKRTALEEQRMMYERELESLRQQLSPEKTPQHHRSNSDRLTFSTHTAHSKLRLWTEERDELFRQSLSRLREQVVKANTLVREANFLAEEMNKLTDYQVTLQIPAANLSANRKRGAIVSEPAIQVRRKGKGTQVWTIEKLENKLVDMRDHYRDWKEGTEETYNKASSKHCDPFYEAQENHNLIGVANIFLECLFHDVRLQYAVPIISQQGEVAGRLHVELMRVSGAVPERLCSGDDSSENSSENSCFEVMDTNGEIVYMAKRLTCRVRIREATGLPLNLSNFVFCQYTFWEHGEPTVAPPMVSPDRPSPRSPDAQFTVQFDHCKDYVVHVTDEFVEFISDGVLAIEVWGHRCAGNGRSLWELDALEAKTQTLRDRWSEVSRRIELWISIQELNEQGEYASVELQPGKEISTGGVFQLRQGHSRRLQVSVKPVQNSGTLPLLVEAVLSVSIGCVSARSTKLQRPLDSYQREMEDDMDSYQEEDLNCVRERWSEALIKRREYLDEQIKKIINKQEKSEEDIEREARLVEQWVGLTEERNAVLVPAPGSGIPGAPADWTPPAGMEAHIPVLFLDLNADNLTVNEQLTGPHAAGVNSILPKEHGSQFFYLPIIRHSDEEVSAVCSWDSSIHDSVHLNRVTSQNERIYLIIKATVQLSHPASMELVLRKRIAVNIYNKQSFTQSLKRRMSLKNTLYSCGVTYEIVSNIPKASEEPEERETLALMAARGDSEETQDGETYIEKYTRGVLEVENILSLERLRQAVTVKEALAAKGRHLRRSISTPNVQHSLCSKTDLTGCEDEDCKDHCDRVDNTNCNAQDGSLCTTPNKKESSGLVPESSTFFSSSPFKVLSPQPPKFLKSLLPVKEENKVKKALEARPLLGQEDSEDEETDVDLTLNRGPQDQSGFQPYIPEDFANFEIYNATLESQELFRSDLKGSRCGGGSGEREVSRSPTTSSCTSGYFSHSASNATLSDVPFSTSESTDHLSCTSRESHDPLGCPVGRGGTRTKSVSVGGDTQPRPLSADGVQDLLIHSASSPISIPNCTDKPQSFALPNNCVLSTSQEFTDFKGADDTVGVADLEHFTEGWEQEGLNICANKQKKTDHVETCDADNQLASDVSGILKTSLPEHTICKYPNYEERVTVAVSCPSTTVFCTSVRAPVSASAPSPALINPTVSVLPPVSPSPLPLLPSATSSSPAVRAGGEPPIQEPAQGDLPHGSPCPSPNPSSAEPSGDSSGDESTPVAQLPDWMAPGEQVWVGKRRGTVHYVGGVEFAKGIWIGVKLDMAVGKHNGTVQGRVYFRCPPGHGVFVKPSRLTRGPPSMDTEPQTVIR; this is encoded by the exons gagccGGCAGTCCCTGAAAGTTCGGGAACACAAAGTCTTTGGTCCGTATGTGGATGGTCTGTCTCAGTTGGCTGTGACCAACTTTGAG gACATTGAGGTGTTAATGTCAGAGGGGAACAAATCTCGCACAGTTGCAGCCACCAACATGAATGAGGAGAGCAGTCGATCACACGCCGTCTTCAGTATCATTGTCACACAGACGCTCTATGATCTACAGTCTGGA AATTCAGGGGAGAAAGTGAGCAAGATGAGTCTGGTTGACCTGGCAGGAAGTGAACGCGTGTCGAAGACTGGAGCTGCTGGGGAGCGACTCAAAGAAGGAAGCAATATAAACAA GTCCCTCACCACATTAGGATGTGTGATTTCTGCTCTGGCTGATCAGTCTGCGGGAAAGGGGAAGGCCAAGTTTGTACCTTACAGAGACTCTGTGCTCACCTGGCTACTGAAG gaCAACCTTGGCGGAAACAGCAAGACTGCCATGATAGCGACGGTGAGTCCAGCAGCTGATAATTATGAGGAGACTTTGTCCACGCTACGTTATGCCGACAGGGCCAAGAGAATCGTCAACCACGCTGTGGTGAATGAAGATCCCAACGCTAGGATCATCAGAGAGCTCAGGGAAGAGGTGGAGAAGCTTAAGGTTCAGCTCTCTCAGGCCGAG TCCATGAAGGCTCCCGAGCTGAAGGAGAAACTACAGGAATCGGAGAAGCTCATCCAGGAGATGACGGTCACTTGGGAAGAGAAGCtgagaaagacagaggagaTTGCAACT GAGCGTCAGAAGCAGTTGGAAAGCATGGGCATCTCCTTGGAAACTTCTGGAATTAAAGTGGGTGAAGACAAGTGTTTCCTGGTCAATCTGAATGCCGATCCTGCCTTAAATGAGCTGTTGGTCTACTACCTGAAG GAGCACACGCGTGTAGGTGCAGACACGTCTCAGGACATCCAGCTCTTTGGGATCGGAATACAGCCAGAGCACTGCTTCCTGGAGCTGTGCCCGGATGGTGATGTCACCCTGATGCCAATAGGGAATGCCAG gaCCTGTGTGAATGGAACAATGATCGATTCGTTAGTACACTTGTGGCACGGAGACCGTATCTTATGGGGAAATAATCACTTCTTCAG GATCAATCTGCCTAAACGAAAGCGGCGGGACCGTTTGAAGGAGCTGGAGAGAGCGTCTCCCAGGGAGAGTTTTGTCGAGGCAGATGTGGAGACAGCCAGCGAGGCCTCTTCTGAGCAAGACTACAGCTATGAGTTTGCCCAGATGGAGGTCATAATGAAGACACTTGGAAACAATG ACCCCATGCAGAATGTGGTCCAGGTGCTAGAGAAGCAGTATCTGGAGGAGAAGCGGACGGCTCTGGAAGAGCAAAGGATGATGTACGAACGAGAGCTGGAGTCTCTGCGGCAGCAGCTGTCTCCAGAGAAAACCCCGCAGCATCACCGCAGCAACAGCGACCGTCTTACATTCTCAACACACACGGCACATAGCAAGCTGCGACTGTGGACAGAGGAGCG GGATGAGCTTTTTCGTCAGAGTCTTTCTCGACTCAGAGAGCAGGTCGTCAAAGCCAACACTTTGGTGCGAGAAGCCAACTTTTTGGCAGAGGAGATGAACAAACTCACTGACTATCAGGTCACCCTTCAGATTCCTGCAGCCAACCTCAGTGCCAACCGTAAG CGTGGAGCGATAGTGAGCGAGCCAGCCATTCAGGTGCGGAGGAAAGGGAAGGGGACCCAGGTTTGGACCATTGAGAAGCTGGAGAACAAACTTGTAGACATGAGAGACCACTACAGAGACTGGAAAGAGGGCACAGAGGAAACA TATAACAAAGCGAGCAGTAAGCACTGTGATCCTTTCTATGAGGCGCAAGAGAACCACAACCTGATTGGAGTGGCCAACATTTTTCTAGAATGTCTTTTCCATGATGTCAGGCTGCAATACGCTGTCCCCATCATCAGCCAGCAGGGAGAG GTAGCCGGCAGGTTGCACGTTGAGCTGATGCGAGTGAGTGGAGCTGTACCAGAGCGCCTGTGTAGCGGGGACGACTCTTCAGAGAACTCCAGTGAAAACAGTTGCTTCGAGGTCATGGACACCAACGGAGAGATAGTCTACATGGCCAAGAGGCTCACCTGCAGG GTGCGGATCAGGGAGGCCACAGGACTGCCGCTCAACTTGTCCAACTTTGTCTTCTGTCAGTATACCTTCTGGGAGCACGGTGAGCccactgtggctcctcccatGGTCAGCCCAGACAGGCCCTCCCCTCGAAGCCCAGATGCTCAGTTCACTGTCCAGTTTGATCACTGCAAA gaCTATGTTGTGCATGTGACAGATGAGTTTGTAGAGTTTATATCAGATGGAGTGCTGGCCATAGAAGTGTGGGGTCACCGCTGTGCTGGGAATGGACGTTCTCTCTGGGAGTTGGATGCACTGGAAGCCAAGACCCAGACGCTCCGAGACAG GTGGAGCGAGGTGTCTCGTAGGATCGAGCTGTGGATCTCCATCCAAGAGCTAAATGAGCAGGGAGAGTACgcatctgtggagctgcaacCTGGGAAAGAGATCAGCACAGGAGGAGTCTTCCAACTCCGACAG GGTCACTCCAGGAGGCTGCAGGTGTCTGTGAAACCGGTCCAGAACTCTGGCACTCTGCCCTTGCTGGTGGAGGCTGTGCTGTCTGTGTCTATTGGTTGTGTGTCTGCTCGCTCCACCAAACTGCAGAGACCGCTCGACAGCTACCAG AGAGAGATGGAAGACGATATGGATAGTTATCAG GAAGAAGATCTCAACTGTGTTAGAGAGCGCTGGTCAGAGGCACTGATCAAACGTCGGGAGTATCTTGATGAACAAATCAAGAAAATCATCAACAAACAGG AAAAATCAGAGGAGGACATTGAGCGTGAAGCTCGGCTGGTGGAGCAGTGGGTTGGGCTGACCGAAGAGAGAAATGCAGTGCTGGTACCTGCACCTGGAAGTGGCATCCCAGGAGCTCCTGCAGACtg GACTCCACCTGCCGGAATGGAAGCTCACATTCCTGTACTCTTCCTTGATTTAAATG CGGATAATCTGACAGTGAACGAGCAGCTGACCGGCCCACATGCTGCAGGCGTTAACTCTATACTGCCCAAAGAGCACGGCAGCCAGTTCTTCTATCTGCCCATCATTAGGCACAGTGATGAAGAG GTGTCAGCAGTGTGCTCCTGGGACTCATCCATTCATGATTCTGTTCACCTCAACCGGGTCACATCACAGAATGAACGCATCTACCTGATCATTAAAGCCACCGTGCAGCTCAGCCACCCTGCCTCCATGGAGCTGGTGCTCCGCAAGAGGATTGCTGTCAACATCTATAACAAACAG AGTTTCACTCAGAGCCTCAAGAGAAGGATGTCCCTAAAGAACACACTTTACTCCTGTGGTGTCACTTATGAGATAGTTTCCAACATACCAAAG gctTCAGAGGAGCCAGAGGAGAGGGAAACCTTGGCTCTCATGGCTGCTCGTGGGGACAGCGAGGAGACTCAGGATGGCGAAACCTACATAGAGAAGTACACCCGGGGAGTTCTGGAGGTGGAGAACATCCTGAGCCTGGAGAGGCTACGACAG GCTGTGACAGTGAAGGAAGCACTCGCTGCCAAGGGGAGACATTTAAGGAGGAGTATCAGCACACCAAAtgtacagcat TCTTTATGTAGTAAAACTGACCTGACTGGTTGTGAGGATGAGGATTGTAAG GACCACTGTGATCGTGTGGACAACACCAACTGTAATGCCCAGGACGGTTCCCTTTGTACCACACCCAATAAAAAGGAGAGCTCAG GGTTGGTTCCAGAGAGCTCTACCTTTTTTAGCTCCAGCCCCTTTAAAGTCCTCTCCCCACAACCACCTAAATTCCTCAAGTCTCTTCTTCCTGTCAAAGAGGAAAACAAGGTGAAGAAGGCTCTGGAAGCTCGACCACTACTGGGACAAGAG GACTCTGAAGATGAGGAGACAGATGTGGACTTGACTCTAAATCGGGGCCCTCAGGACCAAAGTGGCTTCCAGCCTTACATCCCGGAGGACTTTGCAAACTTTGAGATCTACAACGCCACTCTGGAGAGCCAGGAGTTGTTTCGTTCTGACTTGAAGGGGAGCCGGTGTGGAGGTGGGAGCGGAGAAAGAGAGGTGTCGCGAAGCCCCACGACCAGCAGTTGCACTAGCGGTTACTTTTCACACAGTGCCTCCAATGCCACGCTGTCTGATGTGCCTTTCAGCACCAGTGAGAGCACTGACCATCTcagctgcacctccagagaGTCCCATGACCCTCTTGGCTGCCCTGTTGGAAGAGGCGGCACCCGAACCAAAAGTGTTTCTGTAGGGGGTGACACTCAGCCGCGACCTCTGTCGGCAGATGGGGTTCAGGACCTGCTCATCCATTCAGCTTCCTCACCTATCAGTATTCCTAATTGCACAGATAAGCCACAGTCATTCGCTTTGCCAAACAACTGTGTACTCAGTACCAGCCAGGAGTTTACTGACTTTAAAGGGGCTGATGACACTGTTGGTGTGGCTGATTTAGAACATTTTACAGAGGGATGGGAGCAGGAGGGGTTGAATATTTGTGcaaacaagcagaagaaaacagatCATGTTGAAACCTGTGACGCTGACAATCAGCTCGCCTCTGATGTCTCTGGTATTCTTAAAACATCTTTACCTGAGCATACAATATGCAAATATCCTAATTATGAAGAACGTGTTACTGTAGCTGTGTCCTGCCCTAGCACAACAGTATTTTGCACTTCAGTCAGAGCCCCAGTCTCCGCCTCAGCTCCATCTCCAGCCCTAATAAATCCTACTGTATCAGTACTGCCTCCAGTTTCACCGTCTCCACTCccactgttaccttcagctACATCTTCATCCCCAGCTGTACGTGCAGGAGGAGAACCTCCAATTCAGGAGCCAGCCCAAGGAGATCTGCCCCATGGAAGTCCCTGTCCCAGTCCAAATCCTAGCAGCGCCGAGCCCTCCGGAGACTCAAGTGGGGATGAGAGCACTCCTGTGGCTCAACTTCCTGACTGGATGGCACCTGGTGAGCAGGTGTGGGtggggaagaggagaggaacgGTCCACTATGTGGGAGGGGTGGAGTTTGCCAAGGGGATCTGGATTGGCGTGAAGCTGGACATGGCAGTAG GTAAGCACAATGGGACTGTCCAGGGCAGAGTGTACTTCCGCTGCCCCCCAGGCCATGGTGTGTTTGTGAAGCCATCTCGTCTCACCAGAGGGCCACCCTCCATGGACACAGAACCCCAGACTGTGATCAGATAG